In Mauremys reevesii isolate NIE-2019 linkage group 14, ASM1616193v1, whole genome shotgun sequence, a single window of DNA contains:
- the LOC120381857 gene encoding zinc finger protein 3-like translates to PYECRECGKTFIYRSGLSQHQRIHTGERPFECRECGKCFTSSSNLSQHQRIHTGERPYECRECGKSFSSSSALIHHQRIHTDERPYECSECGKSFSRRSGLSQHQRIHTGKSPYECRECGKTFNCRSNLITHQRIHTGERPYECSECGKSFYSSSALSKHQRIHTGRGERPYECRECGKNFIYRQQLISHQRIHTGMRPHGSSECGKTLSCH, encoded by the exons ccctacgaatgccgtgagtgtgggaaaaccttcatttacagatcaggcctttctcagcatcagagaatccacacaggggagaggccctttgaatgccgtgagtgtgggaaatgcttcactagcagctcaaacctttctcaacatcagagaatccacacaggggagaggccctatgaatgccgtgagtgcgggaaaagcttctctagcagctcagcccttattcatcatcagagaatccacacagacgagaggccctatgaatgcagtgagtgtgggaaaagcttctctaggagatcaggcctttctcagcatcagagaatccacacagggaagagtccctatgaatgccgtgagtgtgggaaaaccttcaattgcagaTCAAACCTTAttactcatcagagaatccacacaggggagaggccctatgaatgcagtgagtgtgggaaaagcttctatagcagctcagccctttctaaacatcagagaatccacacagggagag gggagaggccctacgaatgccgtgagtgtgggaaaaacttcatttACCGCCAGCAGCTTAtcagccatcagagaatccacacaggtatgAGACCCcatggaagcagtgagtgtgggaaaaccttgtcttgccactga